The Nyctibius grandis isolate bNycGra1 chromosome 3, bNycGra1.pri, whole genome shotgun sequence genome window below encodes:
- the LOC137661131 gene encoding leukocyte elastase inhibitor-like, whose protein sequence is MVSLSAANTKFCLDFFKELCKVKRNENIFFSPLSISAALSMVQMGARGNTAEEMEKVLHIHEVLSMASSGTKSTTGKCKETGGAHSQFQELLSALGKAGATCSLSIANRLFGEVTFQFLQQYLDSTRALYHAELEAMDFINAAEESRGKMNSWGEKKTSGKIKHLFPPGSFGRTTVLALVNAIHFKGQWAVKFKEKYTREMPFRLNKSEHRNILMMCWTGECKLARRQEEQVTVLELPYTGEELSMFILLPENICDESTGLEQLESAVTYEKLAEWTNMENVYPQEITVYLPRFRMEESCELIPVLQALGMRDAFILEQADFSGLSGEPGLFLSKAIHKSFVEVNEEGTEAAAATGFVIIEECCSIPYEFRADHPFLFLIKHNPSKNILFFGRCCSP, encoded by the exons ATGGTCTCCCTCAGCGCAGCAAACACCAAGTTCTGCCTGGACTTCTTCAAAGAGCTGtgcaaagtaaaaagaaatgaaaatatcttcttcTCCCCACTGAGCATCTCAGCTGCCCTGAGCATGGTCCAGATGGGTGCCAGAGGCAACACAGCCGAAGAGATGGAAAAG GTACTTCATATTCATGAGGTGCTGAGCATGGCAAGTTCAGGAACGAAGAGCACCACTGGAAAG TGTAAAGAGACCGGGGGAGCCCATTCTCAGTTCCAGGAGCTTCTATCTGCCCTCGGCAAAGCTGGTGCCACATGTTCCCTCAGCATTGCGAATAGGCTCTTTGGAGAAGTGACTTTTCAGTTCCTTCAG CAATACTTAGACTCCACAAGGGCCTTGTACCATGCAGAGCTGGAAGCGATGGACTTCATTAATGCTGCTGAAGAGTCCAGAGGAAAGATGAATTcctggggggaaaagaaaaccagtg gaaaaattaaacatctGTTCCCTCCTGGCTCTTTTGGTCGTACAACGGTGCTAGCTCTGGTCAATGCTATACACTTCAAAGGGCAATGGGCTGTGAAATTTAAGGAGAAATACACCAGGGAAATGCCTTTCAGGCTGAACAAG agCGAGCACAGGAATATACTGATGATGTGTTGGACAGGAGAATGTAAATTAGCCAGGAGGCAAGAAGAGCAAGTGACAGTGCTGGAGCTCCCATACActggagaagagctcagcatgTTCATTCTTCTGCCAGAAAACATCTGTGATGAGTCTACTGGCCTTGAACAG CTAGAGAGTGCTGTCACCTATGAGAAATTAGCAGAATGGACCAATATGGAGAATGTGTATCCACAAGAAATCACGGTGTACTTGCCCCGGTTCAGAATGGAGGAGAGCTGTGAGCTCATACCAGTACTGCAGGCTCTGGGGATGAGGGATGCCTTCATCCTTGAACAAGCTGATTTCTCTGGGCTGTCAGGAGAGCCTGGGCTGTTCCTCTCAAAGGCTATTCACAAGTCCTTTGTGGAAGTTAATGAAGAAGGCactgaggcagctgctgctACAGGGTTTGTCATAATAGAAGAATGCTGCAGCATTCCTTATGAGTTCAGAGCTGACCACCCATTCCTCTTCTTGATCAAACACAATCCGAGCAAGAACATTCTCTTCTTTGGCCGATGTTGTTCCCCCTAA
- the LOC137660825 gene encoding LOW QUALITY PROTEIN: leukocyte elastase inhibitor-like (The sequence of the model RefSeq protein was modified relative to this genomic sequence to represent the inferred CDS: substituted 1 base at 1 genomic stop codon) encodes MYIHVCLXRNNWPRKSSCFMMGSISRPITEFCLDLYNKLNRNAEGTNIVFSPMSISVALAMVRLGAKNNTAAQIEKVLHVGKAAGRMSLGSDLESPAPEMEPELNQERESSLSQCNKDGDLNHKAFQALLLQLQNLGKSYVLTLANNLFIQQGFELQQQFLMCTEELYGAMLQTVDFHGAVEAARIKINTWIERETQGKIKELFPPGVIDVHALLVLVNVIYFKASWEHKFEEQKTVQKDFKLNQNETKPVQMMYQKGMFKLGYIEEMGAQVLELPYAQESLSMIILLPGDMADGSTSGLEQIESTMTYENLMLWTSSEHVFETRVEVYLPRFKLEGTFNLNEVLQEMGMTDIFSESKADLSAMSFAKSLVLSSIVHKTYVEVNEEGTIAAAGTGAVIVRRSLPLTEVFMADHPFLFFIRYNPTKTMLFFGKLSSP; translated from the exons ATGTACATCCACGTCTGTTTATGAAGGAATAATTGGCCTAGAAA GAG cagctgcttcatGATGGGCTCAATTTCTAGACCGATTACTGAGTTTTGCCTTGATCTCTACAATAAGCtcaacagaaatgcagagggCACGAACATCGTCTTCTCTCCAAtgagcatctctgtggcccTGGCCATGGTCCGTCTAGGTGCAAAAAACAACACTGCTGCTCAGATAGAGAAA GTGCTCCATGTCGGGAAAGCTGCAGGAAGAATGAGCCTTGGATCTGACCTTGAGAGTCCAGCCCCAGAAATGGAGCCAGAACTAAACCAGGAAAGAGAGTCATCCCTCTCACAG TGTAACAAGGATGGAGACCTTAACCATAAAGCATTCCAGGCACTGCTTTTACAACTACAAAACCTTGGTAAAAGCTATGTTTTAACCTTGGCCAACAATCTCTTTATACAACAAGGATTTGAACTCCAGCAG cAATTTCTAATGTGCACTGAGGAACTGTATGGAGCAATGCTGCAAACAGTGGACTTTCATGGTGCTGTTGAAGCTGccagaataaaaattaacacTTGGATTGAAAGGGAGACACAag GTAAAATCAAGGAACTCTTTCCTCCTGGTGTGATCGATGTACATGCATTGCTGGTGCTGGTGAACGTAATCTACTTCAAAGCATCCTGGGAACACAAGTTTGAGGAACAAAAAACAgtacagaaagattttaaactgaatCAG aATGAGACAAAACCTGTGCAGATGATGTATCAGAAAGGCATGTTTAAGTTAGGCTACATTGAGGAGATGGGTGCTCAGGTCCTTGAACTCCCTTATGCTCAGGAGTCGCTGAGCATGATCATCCTGCTGCCAGGTGACATGGCTGATGGATCTACCAGTGGGCTGGAGCAG ATTGAAAGCACAATGACCTATGAAAATTTAATGCTATGGACCTCTTCAGAGCACGTGTTTGAGACAAGAGTGGAGGTATATCTCCCCCGATTCAAGCTTGAAGGCACCTTTAACCTCAATGAGGTATTACAAGAGATGGGGATGACTGACATCTTCAGTGAATCAAAAGCTGATCTTTCTGCAATGTCATTTGCAAAATCTCTAGTGCTGTCAAGTATTGTCCATAAGACGTACGTGGAAGTCAATGAGGAAGGCACCATAGCAGCAGCTGGTACAGGAGCTGTCATTGTGAGGAGGTCTCTTCCTCTCACAGAAGTGTTTATGGCTGACCACCCTTTCTTATTCTTTATCAGATACAATCCTACTAAAACCATGCTTTTCTTTGGCAAACTCTCCTCACCTTAA